In a single window of the Populus alba chromosome 16, ASM523922v2, whole genome shotgun sequence genome:
- the LOC118050607 gene encoding E3 ubiquitin-protein ligase RGLG2, whose product MGGKSSRQANWSSNPSSWDAYQESSHSQEIYNHSPPPPPPPPPQQPYASQQSFGSHQHYSSSQNYGGGDDRRRLDRKYSRIADDYKSLHQVTEALARAGLESSNLIVGIDFTKSNEWTGTRSYNRRCLHHIGDGFNPYEQAISIIGKTLAAFDEDNLIPCFGFGDASTHDQDVFSFYPDERFCNGFEEVLSRYREIVPNLRLAGPTSFAPIIEMAMTIVEQSAGQYHVLLIIADGQVTRSVDTEHGQLSPQEQKTVEAIVRASKLPLSIILVGVGDGPWDMMREFDDNIPARDFDNFQFVNFTEIMSKNVDTSRKETDFALSALMEIPSQYKATIELGILGQSKGIVSERVALPPPLYGAASFSSSKPSRPASFKPSVPSYQRDSQPFSSAPPATCSTYDNQLCPICLSNSKDMAFGCGHQTCCECGETLQLCPICRSSIETRIKLF is encoded by the exons ATGGGGGGCAAAAGTTCAAGGCAAGCCAATTGGAGTTCGAATCCATCTTCATGGGATGCCTATCAAGAATCATCACATAGTCAAGAAATTTATAATcattcaccaccaccaccaccaccaccaccaccacagcaACCTTATGCATCACAACAATCATTTGGGTCGCATCAGCATTATTCTTCCTCTCAAAACTACGGGGGTGGCGACGACAGAAGAAGGCTCGATAGGAAGTATTCAAGGATTGCAGATGATTACAAATCATTACATCAG GTGACTGAGGCTCTTGCACGTGCTGGTCTTGAATCTTCCAATCTCATTGTTGGTATTGATTTCACAAAGAGCAACGAGTGGACAG GTACCAGGTCATACAACAGACGATGCTTGCATCATATCGGAGATGGTTTTAATCCATATGAACAAGCAATATCCATTATTGGGAAAACGCTGGCTGCCTTTGATGAGGATAACTTGATTCCCTGTTTTGGATTTGGGGATG CATCAACACATGATCAGGATGTCTTCAGTTTCTATCCAGATGAGAGGTTTTGCAATGGATTTGAGGAAGTCTTGAGTCGGTATAGGGAAATCGTGCCCAATCTACGACTTGCAG GACCTACATCATTTGCACCAATCATTGAAATGGCAATGACCATTGTTGAGCAGAGCGCTGGCCAGTACCATGTACTATTGATAATTGCAGATGGACAG GTTACTAGAAGTGTTGATACCGAGCATGGCCAGCTAAGTCCACAGGAACAGAAGACTGTCGAAGCCATTGTACGAGCAAG CAAGCTTCCCTTATCTATTATATTAGTTGGGGTGGGAGATGGGCCCTGGGATATGATGAGGGAGTTTGATGATAACATTCCTGCTCGAGATTTTGATAATTTCCAG TTTGTGAATTTCACAGAAATAATGTCAAAGAATGTGGACACATCAAGAAAGGAGACAGATTTTGCGCTTTCTGCTCTGATGGAAATTCCTTCTCAGTACAAGGCAACTATAGAGCTTGGTATATTGGG TCAGAGCAAGGGAATTGTTTCTGAGAGAGTTGCCCTGCCTCCACCTTTGTATGGTGCAGCATCTTTCAGCAGCTCTAAGCCTTCTCGTCCTGCCAGTTTTAAGCCAAGTGTTCCTTCTTATCAAAGAGACAGCCAACCTTTCAGCTCAGCTCCACCTGCTACGTGTTCAACTTATGATAATCAG CTTTGCCCTATTTGCCTCAGTAATTCAAAGGACATGGCCTTTGGTTGTGGGCATCAG ACATGTTGCGAATGTGGAGAAACCCTTCAATTATGTCCAATCTGTCGAAGTTCGATCGAAACAAGAATAAAGCTCTTTTAA